From the genome of Vulpes lagopus strain Blue_001 chromosome 2, ASM1834538v1, whole genome shotgun sequence, one region includes:
- the ETFB gene encoding electron transfer flavoprotein subunit beta: protein MAELRALVAVKRVIDFAVKIRVKPDKMGVVTDGVKHSMNPFCEIAVEEAVRLKEKKLVKEVIAVSCGPAQCQETIRTALAMGADRGIHVEVPAAEADRLGPLQVARVLAKLAEKEKVDLLLLGKQAIDDDCNQTGQMTAGFLDWPQGTFASQVTVEGDKLKVEREVDGGLETVRLKLPAVVTADLRLNEPRYATLPNIMKAKKKKIEVIKPGDLGVDLTSKLSIVSVEDPPQRTAGIKVETVEDLVAKLKEIGRI from the exons ATCCGGGTCAAACCTGACAAGATGGGCGTGGTCACAGATGGCGTGAAGCACTCCATGAACCCCTTCTGTGAGATCGCAGTGGAGGAGGCCGTGAGGCTCAAGGAGAAGAAGCTGGTCAAAGAGGTCATCGCTGTCAGCTGTGGGCCTGCCCAGTGCCAG GAGACCATCCGCACTGCTCTGGCCATGGGTGCAGACCGAGGTATCCACGTGGAGGTGCCAGCTGCAGAGGCAGATCGCCTGGGTCCCCTGCAGGTGGCCCGGGTCCTGGCCAAGCtggcagagaaggagaaggtgGACCTGCTGCTGCTGGGCAAGCAG GCCATCGATGATGACTGTAACCAGACGGGGCAGATGACAGCTGGATTTCTAGACTGGCCACAG GGCACATTCGCCTCCCAGGTGACAGTGGAAGGCGACAAACTGAAAGTGGAGCGGGAGGTTGATGGGGGCCTAGAGACCGTACGGCTGAAGCTGCCTGCTGTGGTGACTGCTGACCTGCGGCTCAATGAGCCCCGCTATGCCACATTGCCCAACATCATG AAAGCCAAGAAGAAGAAGATTGAAGTGATcaagcctggagacctgggtgtGGACCTGACCTCCAAGCTCTCCATAGTTAGTGTGGAGGACCCACCCCAGCGAACCGCTGGCATCAAGGTGGAGACTGTGGAGGACCTGGTGGCCAAGCTGAAGGAGATTGGGCGGATTTGA